In Pseudomonas sp. ADAK18, a single window of DNA contains:
- a CDS encoding helix-turn-helix domain-containing GNAT family N-acetyltransferase, translating to MVRELGFMQPKLAVSSYPPSSVHTIVELGERGSLTAGELVELLGLEKSSVSRMVRKLIEAGEIEEFANADDARSKVLRLTVQGTNTLREIEAFARRQVGDALGLLSGEQQQAVSQGIEHYADALRVHRLGGECSMPQRFSIVRGYRPGVIGRIAEMHANYYAKHAEFGQPFESLVAADMAQLMGRLANPRNEVWAVLDAGRIVGSIAIDGEGENGEAILRCFILDPSAQGHGLGKRLLNEAITFCDEHRFSAVRLWTFKGLDVARKLYEDAGFVLETEQEGQQWGRLVVEQCFVRQGGV from the coding sequence ATGGTTCGGGAGCTGGGCTTCATGCAGCCGAAGTTGGCGGTTTCCAGCTACCCACCTTCATCGGTGCACACAATTGTGGAGCTGGGGGAGCGTGGATCACTGACGGCAGGTGAGCTGGTGGAGCTGCTGGGGTTGGAAAAGTCCTCGGTGAGCCGGATGGTTCGCAAGCTGATCGAGGCGGGCGAGATTGAAGAGTTCGCTAATGCTGACGATGCGCGCTCGAAAGTACTGCGCCTCACGGTACAAGGCACGAACACATTGCGCGAGATTGAAGCATTTGCCAGGCGCCAGGTGGGGGATGCGCTAGGGCTGTTGTCGGGTGAGCAACAGCAAGCGGTGAGCCAGGGCATCGAACACTATGCGGATGCTTTGCGAGTGCATCGACTGGGGGGCGAGTGTTCTATGCCGCAACGTTTCAGCATCGTTCGAGGCTACCGGCCGGGTGTGATCGGACGCATTGCTGAAATGCACGCCAATTACTACGCAAAGCACGCCGAATTCGGCCAGCCTTTCGAAAGCCTGGTGGCCGCCGATATGGCGCAGTTGATGGGCCGTTTGGCCAACCCTCGCAATGAAGTGTGGGCGGTGCTGGATGCCGGGCGGATTGTTGGTTCGATTGCGATTGATGGTGAGGGCGAAAACGGTGAAGCCATACTACGGTGCTTCATTCTTGATCCTTCGGCTCAAGGTCACGGGTTGGGTAAACGCCTGTTGAACGAGGCGATTACCTTTTGCGATGAGCACCGCTTCTCCGCCGTTCGCCTCTGGACGTTCAAGGGGCTGGATGTGGCACGCAAGCTCTATGAGGACGCGGGCTTTGTGCTGGAGACGGAACAGGAAGGGCAGCAGTGGGGGCGGTTGGTGGTTGAGCAGTGTTTTGTGCGGCAGGGCGGTGTTTGA
- a CDS encoding ATP-binding protein produces the protein MKALIKPTQLTRVGYSYQDLVCIKILLDWFHDPSKYQWVSIESTGTDEGMLNGLDDVVAFDGGGRYELYQVKFTIDSERADLALGFDWLLKKKPNGTSLLKKWSSDVDKYRALGMLSKAALVTNRVPDSVFARCLRGDKVDVDLIPDEFLTRLQNELDGRIGVECFFRDFTFQHSQPQIDDLETKLYDSVVPDHTTNEGWFRFLKAIERQATRKPNLESGAKITLEYLRDLFEQGISKTLSQYLSVPDGYSPPSEEFHLSMMEKCASQGCWVVSGKPGTGKSTYLSYLNDVLIESGVPVIRHHYHLSAQSDIDRIAFQNAARSLEAQLKDYLPSTFSGRELKAEELDQWILLAANEFLRQGKTLVIVIDGLDHVSRERSEITQLEHMINRIIPFKGTTCLIFGTQAVSDSQLPSKMVSEVSRSEDWLELPFMSLKSIRSWVEGLVKSKSISINCARDGESRELVEIAEALHKVSSGYALYLVYSIRRLQQKNKVVSAYEIEQLPIFSGGDITKYYDLLWSNLSVSAREILQLIASVEFAWPDRNALSLCFDNNMQFVESFDRIQHLFHFGRSGITPFHSSIIVYVKGRDGFEVSANGLLKKVNAWLEGSAPSYWRWAWYWVVRARLGDTRPLLKGVTREWMIASFCLGYPLSHIEKIISLAEFFAMSEGLFPELVKLRLIKIRLVNGPGYQLQRYDLFYRCAQKWSDESYSLHWKADNLRILGDAEISAVAILFRGKDESVVYDCFEELVRRVHFYHQCGDDSHFQKIEALIYFALDTLINSVAPDLQKIFWIAGWFDEQDAVYQYIFKGLVAAGNGDLILDIPVENIPDGFVSMYWSFFVLACCDAGVSFLARPEAANVGKSSFVAILTCLENQPCPEELLDRREFTFIDKPDDGLFYEAFFYFFARQLMDAETRLAVEMPTLSESFGNRALAFFKYAGCVIADEVKRKNAISIFHIYDLILSINPPERTKCSFDEQGIWHSVSRALTDVSIDTARLLEGSGLIGGLTQGDYEKVKPNVMWVAKNWLGKCIEKNAAHILSSDLAKQMVVPIISALKLEKNDTSVLANDSLELVSIASSLGLEHEVRLGLKLAAKNTLGYGYRKDTSFSELYEAIEIYAQSTEGDVSNWLRRIAPFTSDMFDFTEREIGHIPRLFIDLLARYSPERLVDEFEYSVSQQNWRLARDILEKYVVHYRLDDPAAKALVLSQTTYQVFKALENRSESEPDVKLLFDELSEGLGGTPMPPRERSSGSNFVEKPVNIEPAKYPPKDIRLLHAKFIDDGVYSAHEFMRAWMSYWVELGKGLDVIKAFETFYMDGEEIPFRMAPYLDDVFDLSLKLCGAKRSYCWAVRSVKANSHWGRYTGSSSDQIIKRYGALYAGSWKTFLKDTLGGIAFSSRGDEWVIVPTVKLVIFFLAVKQPVLAQQVVEVMLEILEDEISHLPIEDLHWRDTPVLSSEISRELLLCYWWWPDRMARVRAANQIALIIEQEAAFGSVYLEHLNGLTSEIDVADFLSILLLVKRQVFMLEEIVASIRYPSILSDLILVRLGYFPIRGVRRYFTLFEECDFKEGNDFKRACNGVPSRYAHVLSGLEDEFNTRLLDRFSAEWRVISEREQVYVFDPYAFCNEYFYGQDNIGCSFSSRSEGLVISAYLRVLAYVDENFEMSADKLQWLVNEAASIGGEYAHLLPSIKPDGWPSIDVIKSDDPLPTEGDLIGYLRGFLSKQEFVIRSNGPVIRDLAGVSCDLETRLIYCGWDIEESAETVYSMVSRRSSMGGGIKEMAGVYFPEDFGRWETDLLMRGYFVPNFTLGSFESSVEVTKSAVEFFSGDSPFANWKYWCEEWYPVFYRGLGPQLGTYIGIPNEVFESFKPSGTGGFYLLGKLTMIDRRGYKPKDPPVEVFAMLPIP, from the coding sequence GTGAAAGCACTGATAAAACCAACTCAGTTGACGCGAGTCGGATATTCATATCAAGACCTCGTGTGCATAAAGATCCTTCTCGACTGGTTCCACGATCCCAGTAAGTATCAATGGGTTTCTATCGAGAGTACCGGAACAGACGAAGGGATGTTGAATGGGTTGGATGATGTCGTTGCGTTTGATGGGGGCGGGCGATATGAGCTATATCAAGTAAAATTCACGATCGACAGTGAAAGAGCTGATTTGGCTCTGGGTTTTGATTGGCTCTTAAAAAAGAAACCAAATGGTACGTCTTTGCTTAAGAAGTGGTCGAGTGATGTTGATAAGTATCGCGCCTTAGGAATGTTATCTAAGGCGGCTCTTGTTACAAATAGAGTTCCTGACTCTGTGTTTGCGCGATGCCTTAGGGGTGATAAGGTTGATGTTGATCTTATACCAGATGAGTTTTTAACTAGGCTGCAAAATGAGCTAGACGGGCGTATTGGTGTAGAGTGTTTCTTTAGGGACTTTACTTTTCAACATAGCCAGCCTCAAATAGATGACTTGGAAACAAAGCTGTACGACAGTGTTGTTCCTGACCATACCACTAATGAGGGTTGGTTCAGGTTTCTGAAAGCTATTGAGAGACAGGCAACTAGAAAGCCAAACCTAGAGAGCGGAGCAAAAATCACTCTTGAGTACTTAAGGGACTTATTTGAGCAAGGCATTAGTAAGACACTCAGTCAGTACCTCAGCGTCCCAGATGGCTACAGTCCTCCGTCAGAAGAGTTTCATCTAAGCATGATGGAGAAGTGTGCCAGTCAAGGGTGCTGGGTAGTTTCGGGTAAGCCTGGAACTGGTAAAAGCACCTATTTGTCATATTTGAATGATGTGTTAATCGAGTCAGGTGTTCCCGTTATCAGGCACCATTATCATTTGTCTGCGCAAAGTGATATAGATAGGATTGCATTCCAGAATGCTGCTCGTTCCCTGGAGGCGCAATTAAAGGACTATCTGCCCTCGACTTTTTCTGGAAGAGAATTGAAGGCTGAAGAGCTGGATCAATGGATTTTACTCGCTGCTAACGAGTTTCTTAGGCAAGGCAAAACGCTGGTAATAGTTATAGACGGACTCGATCATGTATCGCGCGAGAGATCAGAGATAACTCAGCTTGAGCACATGATTAATCGAATAATCCCGTTCAAAGGGACAACATGCCTTATATTTGGTACTCAAGCCGTTAGTGATTCACAGCTTCCTTCAAAAATGGTTTCAGAGGTGTCGAGGAGTGAGGACTGGCTAGAATTGCCGTTCATGAGTTTGAAATCGATTAGAAGCTGGGTTGAGGGTCTGGTTAAGAGTAAGAGCATATCAATAAATTGTGCGCGTGATGGTGAGTCAAGAGAACTCGTGGAAATTGCGGAAGCGCTCCATAAGGTTTCGAGTGGCTATGCATTGTATCTTGTTTATTCGATAAGGCGTTTGCAGCAAAAAAACAAGGTTGTGAGTGCATATGAAATAGAGCAACTGCCAATTTTTTCAGGCGGCGATATTACAAAATACTATGATTTGCTTTGGTCGAATCTTTCGGTGTCGGCGAGAGAGATATTGCAGTTGATAGCGTCTGTAGAGTTTGCATGGCCAGATAGAAATGCTTTAAGTCTGTGTTTTGATAACAACATGCAATTTGTTGAGTCATTTGATCGTATTCAGCATCTCTTTCATTTTGGAAGAAGTGGGATTACTCCTTTTCATAGTAGTATTATTGTGTATGTGAAAGGTCGTGATGGATTTGAGGTTTCTGCTAATGGGCTACTTAAAAAAGTTAACGCTTGGTTAGAAGGTTCGGCTCCATCTTATTGGCGGTGGGCATGGTATTGGGTAGTTAGGGCCCGTTTGGGTGACACTCGTCCGCTGTTGAAGGGTGTAACCAGGGAGTGGATGATCGCTTCGTTTTGTCTTGGATATCCTTTATCCCATATTGAAAAAATTATATCTTTAGCCGAATTTTTTGCAATGAGTGAAGGGTTGTTTCCAGAGTTAGTAAAGCTGCGTCTAATTAAGATTCGTTTGGTTAATGGTCCTGGGTACCAATTACAACGTTATGATCTGTTTTATAGGTGCGCCCAGAAGTGGAGCGATGAGTCGTATAGCTTGCATTGGAAGGCTGACAATCTCCGTATTCTTGGTGATGCTGAGATCTCAGCTGTAGCTATACTGTTCAGAGGTAAAGATGAATCAGTTGTTTACGATTGTTTTGAAGAACTAGTAAGGAGGGTACATTTTTATCATCAGTGTGGCGACGATTCGCATTTTCAAAAAATTGAGGCGTTAATTTATTTTGCACTTGATACTTTGATAAATTCAGTCGCACCTGATTTGCAGAAAATATTCTGGATTGCAGGTTGGTTTGATGAGCAGGATGCGGTGTATCAATATATTTTCAAGGGGTTGGTGGCTGCGGGGAACGGGGATTTAATACTTGATATACCAGTGGAAAATATTCCTGATGGATTCGTTTCCATGTACTGGAGTTTTTTCGTGCTGGCTTGCTGCGATGCTGGCGTATCATTTTTGGCAAGACCAGAAGCAGCAAATGTCGGAAAAAGCTCGTTCGTAGCTATTTTAACTTGCTTAGAAAATCAGCCTTGTCCTGAAGAGTTGCTAGATCGCAGAGAGTTTACTTTTATAGATAAGCCTGATGATGGTTTGTTTTATGAAGCGTTTTTTTATTTTTTTGCTCGTCAGTTGATGGATGCTGAAACTAGGCTGGCAGTAGAAATGCCAACGCTCTCTGAGTCGTTCGGAAATCGCGCGTTGGCTTTTTTTAAATATGCAGGATGTGTAATTGCTGATGAAGTAAAAAGAAAAAATGCTATATCAATATTTCATATTTATGATCTGATTTTAAGTATAAATCCTCCAGAGCGAACTAAGTGTTCATTTGATGAGCAAGGTATTTGGCACTCCGTATCTAGGGCGTTGACTGATGTGTCCATTGATACTGCTAGATTGCTTGAAGGCTCGGGGTTAATCGGTGGGTTAACGCAAGGTGATTACGAAAAGGTTAAGCCGAATGTAATGTGGGTTGCGAAAAACTGGCTTGGTAAGTGCATTGAAAAAAATGCGGCTCATATCTTATCAAGTGATTTGGCGAAGCAAATGGTCGTGCCAATAATTTCAGCTCTTAAGCTGGAGAAGAATGATACCTCGGTTTTAGCAAATGATTCTCTTGAGTTAGTTTCAATTGCATCAAGCTTGGGGCTTGAGCATGAGGTAAGGCTGGGGCTGAAACTGGCAGCAAAAAATACTCTAGGTTATGGTTATCGAAAAGATACGAGTTTTAGTGAGTTGTATGAAGCAATTGAAATCTATGCTCAGTCAACTGAGGGCGACGTGTCTAACTGGCTACGCCGCATAGCACCATTCACTAGTGATATGTTTGATTTTACAGAGCGTGAAATCGGTCATATTCCAAGGCTGTTTATAGATTTGTTAGCGCGATATTCACCAGAGCGACTTGTGGATGAATTTGAATATAGTGTGAGTCAACAGAACTGGCGGTTGGCTCGAGATATTTTAGAAAAATATGTGGTGCACTATCGGTTAGACGACCCAGCAGCGAAAGCTTTAGTGCTTTCTCAGACTACTTATCAAGTGTTCAAAGCTCTCGAAAATAGATCTGAAAGTGAGCCCGATGTGAAGCTTCTTTTTGATGAGCTATCTGAAGGGTTGGGTGGAACTCCTATGCCGCCGAGAGAGCGTTCGTCAGGCTCAAATTTTGTGGAGAAGCCGGTAAATATTGAACCAGCCAAGTATCCTCCGAAGGATATACGGCTATTGCACGCCAAATTTATTGATGATGGTGTGTATTCAGCACATGAATTCATGCGTGCGTGGATGAGTTATTGGGTTGAGTTGGGAAAGGGGTTGGATGTTATAAAAGCTTTTGAAACATTTTATATGGACGGTGAAGAGATTCCTTTTAGAATGGCACCTTATCTTGATGATGTATTTGATTTGAGCTTAAAACTCTGTGGTGCGAAGAGGTCTTACTGTTGGGCTGTGAGAAGTGTGAAAGCCAATAGTCATTGGGGACGCTATACCGGCTCTAGCTCTGATCAAATAATAAAGCGGTATGGCGCATTATACGCCGGCAGCTGGAAGACGTTTTTAAAGGATACCCTGGGTGGTATTGCATTCTCTTCCCGTGGGGATGAATGGGTTATAGTCCCGACTGTGAAGCTTGTTATTTTCTTTTTGGCGGTGAAACAACCAGTACTTGCGCAGCAAGTAGTGGAGGTTATGTTAGAAATTTTGGAAGATGAGATATCCCATCTCCCCATAGAGGATTTGCATTGGAGAGACACTCCAGTTTTGTCCAGCGAAATATCTAGAGAGTTGTTGCTTTGTTATTGGTGGTGGCCGGATCGGATGGCTCGTGTGCGTGCCGCAAATCAGATAGCTTTAATTATCGAGCAAGAAGCGGCTTTTGGAAGTGTATACCTGGAACATTTGAATGGCTTGACGAGTGAGATTGACGTAGCTGATTTTCTGTCAATTTTACTGCTGGTCAAAAGGCAAGTTTTTATGCTGGAAGAAATTGTTGCGTCTATTCGTTATCCTTCGATTCTTTCTGATCTTATTCTCGTCCGTTTAGGTTATTTTCCGATACGTGGAGTTCGTAGGTATTTTACTTTGTTTGAGGAATGTGATTTTAAGGAGGGCAATGATTTCAAACGTGCTTGTAATGGCGTTCCTTCCAGGTATGCTCATGTATTAAGTGGGTTGGAGGACGAATTTAATACAAGGCTACTCGATCGGTTCAGTGCTGAGTGGAGGGTAATATCAGAGAGAGAACAGGTTTATGTTTTTGATCCATATGCTTTTTGCAACGAATACTTTTATGGTCAAGATAATATAGGTTGTAGTTTTTCGTCTCGGAGCGAAGGTCTAGTTATCTCTGCGTATTTAAGGGTGCTGGCGTACGTAGACGAAAATTTTGAGATGTCTGCTGATAAACTTCAATGGTTGGTTAACGAAGCAGCTTCTATTGGGGGGGAGTATGCGCATCTGCTTCCCAGTATTAAGCCTGATGGCTGGCCATCTATTGATGTAATCAAGAGTGATGATCCTTTGCCGACAGAGGGGGACTTAATAGGGTACCTCAGAGGGTTTTTATCCAAACAGGAATTTGTTATTAGATCTAATGGCCCTGTTATTCGAGATTTGGCTGGGGTTAGTTGTGATTTAGAAACGAGGTTGATCTATTGTGGATGGGATATAGAAGAGAGTGCCGAAACCGTATATTCCATGGTTTCGCGCAGGAGTAGTATGGGTGGAGGTATAAAGGAGATGGCTGGTGTATATTTTCCAGAGGATTTTGGGCGATGGGAAACTGATCTATTAATGCGTGGTTATTTTGTTCCAAACTTTACACTTGGTTCGTTTGAGTCAAGCGTTGAGGTCACTAAGAGCGCAGTGGAGTTTTTTAGCGGCGACTCACCTTTCGCCAATTGGAAATATTGGTGTGAAGAGTGGTACCCAGTATTTTATCGTGGTTTGGGGCCGCAGCTTGGAACTTATATTGGCATTCCTAACGAAGTTTTTGAGTCTTTTAAGCCATCCGGCACCGGAGGATTTTACCTCCTTGGAAAGCTCACTATGATAGATCGTCGGGGATACAAGCCTAAAGATCCGCCTGTTGAGGTATTTGCAATGCTCCCCATACCCTGA
- a CDS encoding phage holin family protein, with product MTKEQQALFEMQVLIVIVLFLVGGIYGEAWRADKAGVSGWSLVRRLLPRSGACVVCGLFTMMLLHASGMSVLAAGSIGCLTPMAGADVAIGLYERWAAKRLGLSG from the coding sequence ATGACAAAAGAGCAGCAAGCGCTTTTTGAGATGCAGGTCTTAATCGTGATCGTACTGTTCCTGGTTGGCGGTATATACGGCGAAGCATGGCGGGCCGACAAGGCGGGAGTAAGCGGCTGGTCCCTAGTTCGCCGATTGCTCCCTCGGTCCGGGGCCTGCGTTGTCTGCGGGCTTTTCACCATGATGTTGCTGCATGCATCGGGTATGTCTGTGCTGGCGGCAGGTAGCATAGGCTGCCTCACTCCCATGGCCGGCGCCGATGTAGCAATTGGCTTATACGAGCGCTGGGCCGCCAAGCGGTTGGGTTTGTCCGGATAA
- a CDS encoding AvrE-family type 3 secretion system effector gives MAKAISSALIQVEKNSESTARRLGEVHGLVFDPKPGLNRATIESGSTLHQLYEAFKRVSPSSQKPTAALLANYEGQALSLPKWDPERKRDLNHPTAIIEGDLIHHAGTLKQLTDLAVELETASGHSPSALARIEQSLKTVMQAYDQSPVHKLSTQNIASYDQAETLYKNFKSLAKDLGTPGSALHWHLTRLLGLPADAGIKEAMTREVQQLGSGQTLASGRTQGKSLGVMVTGIKPVAPVEFFVGVSKSHANGVSISRTDKGARVEISMDDTRRLAASVASGLTLGRGAQAVGPGLRVAAEVTAAIARNTGSTISFDVKEADFPKMMSILMGEQGNVYDLLALGQAHVAGKSSKNNADLSLDGLAQLRLLYNPQEDIDELATVIRAGIGVVGNLNVAHADNSRSTSRGATSTSHSGGANLQLGRQGGVGVNVAPLNIVAMGIPGGGAPNVAAFALPEVSFMVKFDRTQSRGFSFSFKQPEPVTQLQIDGVVSSLSRYSPAFRQDLGALGLSGNTPGEQLTQLQQFLASHPPVPTKSEAYDAIALSLDKLTHQQYLQQNGLRQLASVEASVTAVGLRDNGQHAWLNDVAPANKAAIVQWLKDDPQFAQVLDQLQNGEGTSVRVGLELKPDVLRAIERKILDGDNPEPLIKSALNNRENLRIKSMSLSHTASQSHALSVPAMTNIGFSSNAGLSHTHKRVNADLEYGVDMNKPLRMNLSDTLGSLPSYDLTIDLADQRVRTPSSPVA, from the coding sequence TTGGCCAAGGCAATCAGCAGTGCGCTGATTCAGGTGGAAAAAAACAGTGAATCAACCGCTCGACGTCTGGGAGAGGTGCATGGCTTGGTATTTGATCCCAAGCCAGGGTTAAACCGAGCGACCATTGAGTCTGGGTCGACACTTCATCAACTCTATGAGGCTTTCAAAAGGGTCTCGCCGTCCTCGCAGAAACCCACCGCTGCATTGCTTGCCAATTACGAGGGCCAGGCCCTGTCGCTTCCGAAATGGGACCCCGAGCGCAAGCGTGATCTCAACCATCCCACGGCGATAATTGAGGGTGATCTGATTCACCATGCGGGCACCCTCAAGCAACTTACCGATCTGGCGGTCGAGCTTGAGACTGCCTCAGGTCATAGCCCGAGTGCCCTGGCGAGAATTGAACAGTCCCTGAAAACCGTGATGCAGGCCTATGACCAGAGCCCTGTGCATAAACTGTCGACTCAGAACATCGCCAGCTATGACCAGGCAGAAACCCTTTACAAGAACTTCAAATCGCTGGCCAAGGACCTTGGAACGCCAGGGTCCGCTCTTCATTGGCATCTTACGCGGTTGCTGGGTTTACCGGCCGATGCGGGCATCAAAGAGGCAATGACCCGGGAAGTGCAGCAGCTAGGTAGTGGCCAGACTCTGGCCTCGGGTCGTACCCAGGGTAAAAGCCTTGGCGTCATGGTGACCGGAATAAAACCCGTGGCACCGGTGGAGTTTTTCGTGGGGGTTTCCAAGTCCCACGCAAACGGCGTCAGCATCAGTCGAACCGATAAAGGCGCCCGGGTTGAAATCAGCATGGATGACACCCGGCGATTGGCGGCCTCGGTGGCGTCGGGGCTGACCCTGGGGCGAGGAGCGCAAGCCGTGGGGCCTGGGCTGAGGGTCGCTGCGGAAGTGACTGCGGCCATAGCAAGAAATACCGGCTCGACCATCAGCTTTGATGTGAAGGAAGCGGACTTTCCGAAAATGATGTCGATCCTCATGGGAGAGCAAGGCAATGTCTACGACTTGCTGGCCTTGGGGCAGGCGCATGTGGCGGGTAAAAGTTCGAAAAACAACGCTGATCTCAGCCTGGATGGGTTGGCGCAATTGCGTTTGCTCTACAACCCCCAAGAGGACATCGACGAGCTGGCTACGGTGATTCGAGCCGGCATTGGTGTGGTGGGCAACCTCAACGTGGCGCACGCAGACAATAGCCGGTCCACCAGCCGTGGCGCGACAAGTACCAGCCACAGTGGCGGAGCGAATCTGCAACTTGGCAGGCAGGGCGGTGTAGGTGTCAACGTTGCTCCCCTCAATATAGTGGCGATGGGCATTCCGGGTGGCGGTGCGCCTAACGTCGCCGCGTTCGCGCTACCTGAGGTGTCGTTCATGGTGAAGTTTGATCGCACGCAATCGCGGGGTTTCAGCTTCAGCTTCAAGCAGCCTGAGCCGGTGACACAGTTGCAGATTGACGGCGTTGTCAGCAGCTTGTCACGTTATTCCCCGGCGTTCAGGCAGGACCTGGGTGCGCTCGGGCTCTCGGGCAATACACCGGGTGAGCAATTGACCCAACTGCAGCAGTTTCTGGCGAGCCATCCACCGGTGCCGACAAAGTCCGAGGCTTACGATGCTATTGCCCTGTCACTGGATAAGCTGACTCACCAGCAGTACCTGCAGCAGAACGGGCTTCGCCAACTGGCGTCGGTCGAAGCTTCGGTCACCGCTGTTGGCTTACGTGACAATGGGCAGCATGCCTGGCTGAACGATGTTGCACCGGCCAATAAGGCTGCCATTGTGCAGTGGCTCAAGGATGATCCACAGTTTGCCCAGGTACTCGACCAATTGCAGAACGGTGAGGGGACCTCGGTAAGAGTCGGCCTGGAGCTGAAGCCGGATGTGTTGCGGGCCATCGAGCGCAAAATCCTTGACGGTGACAACCCTGAACCGCTGATCAAAAGTGCCCTGAATAACCGTGAGAACCTGCGTATCAAAAGTATGAGCCTCAGTCATACCGCGAGCCAGTCCCATGCCCTGTCAGTACCGGCAATGACGAATATCGGCTTTTCGAGCAATGCAGGACTTAGCCATACCCATAAACGGGTCAACGCCGACCTCGAGTACGGGGTGGATATGAACAAACCGTTAAGAATGAACCTGAGCGACACACTGGGCAGCCTGCCGAGCTACGATTTGACTATTGATTTGGCGGACCAGCGGGTGAGGACTCCCAGCTCGCCAGTGGCCTGA
- a CDS encoding AvrE-family type 3 secretion system effector — MWNQKLQMFTRYCDQDFQEIAMNLETEGVVGSRRSAIELAVVPSAEKLPQEARGNRTVRDFSSKDRNAPAPVELTHYQSLQPSSMLFDVRLKDGGVQTDASVVGQDIARQLNGMNRQYVAEGPADAGTNTLRIKDERQHLFHIQSTPAVAAVFKHVPPAVAGKGPAQPPAGSGRAHLGQISQVQTTVDGQQFRLASGRLYRFEPQINTWLPDVDNRPLSRIGLTREGQLLKMPEGVVDGSAEGRAAVSLSHAQGVSVLHLQGAGEQTLRPLDEAGAPLQLTRIGLSGNTLYASNTYGELLRADLRPSRTGVLTMTRQPVESLERALSGAVSVKGFFHDDAGQLNALVQDSRQQLHSAPLTGTDSLRPEWNLSDVLVKGIEKGLPQPSQQALAGAIDLGQRGKVAFDAGNLLAWDTVAQRWEGSPQKGIRGLERGLDGRAYVLQEGQLKAVAIQQVRAPIHEGASHELSSVPKPRPQVLLDEVLVPGLYRLSLAAASLPWVSLGHTRRWPRQSAVR; from the coding sequence ATGTGGAACCAAAAGCTTCAAATGTTCACTAGGTATTGCGATCAGGACTTTCAGGAGATTGCAATGAATCTAGAGACAGAGGGCGTGGTTGGTTCGCGACGTAGTGCCATTGAGCTGGCGGTGGTGCCATCCGCTGAGAAGCTTCCTCAGGAGGCGCGTGGCAATCGTACTGTCCGAGATTTTTCATCAAAAGACAGGAATGCCCCGGCACCTGTCGAATTGACCCATTATCAATCGCTGCAACCGAGCTCGATGTTATTCGACGTCAGGCTCAAGGACGGAGGGGTGCAGACTGACGCGTCCGTGGTAGGGCAGGATATTGCGCGACAGCTCAATGGGATGAACAGGCAGTATGTCGCTGAGGGGCCTGCCGACGCTGGGACAAACACGTTGCGTATCAAAGATGAGCGGCAACATCTGTTTCATATCCAGTCCACACCTGCCGTTGCCGCAGTGTTCAAGCACGTTCCTCCTGCTGTGGCCGGCAAGGGACCTGCACAGCCTCCCGCGGGCTCTGGCAGGGCCCATCTCGGACAGATCAGCCAGGTGCAAACCACCGTTGATGGTCAGCAGTTCCGTTTGGCGAGCGGACGCCTGTATCGCTTTGAGCCACAGATCAACACCTGGCTTCCCGATGTCGACAACCGCCCGCTCAGTCGTATTGGCCTGACCCGGGAGGGCCAGTTGCTGAAAATGCCCGAGGGCGTGGTAGACGGCAGCGCCGAGGGCCGGGCTGCGGTTTCCTTGAGTCACGCCCAGGGTGTTTCGGTCTTGCATCTTCAAGGTGCTGGCGAGCAAACCCTGCGCCCGTTGGATGAGGCCGGTGCCCCATTGCAGCTGACGCGCATAGGGCTGTCCGGAAATACTCTCTATGCGAGCAACACCTATGGCGAGTTGCTGCGTGCTGATCTGCGCCCATCCCGGACCGGTGTGCTGACAATGACCCGGCAACCTGTTGAATCACTGGAGCGGGCCTTGAGCGGGGCGGTCAGCGTCAAGGGTTTTTTCCATGACGATGCGGGACAACTCAATGCCTTGGTCCAAGATTCACGCCAGCAACTGCATAGCGCCCCACTGACGGGGACGGATTCGCTGAGGCCGGAGTGGAACCTTAGTGATGTGCTGGTCAAGGGCATCGAGAAAGGCTTGCCGCAGCCCAGTCAGCAGGCACTGGCCGGGGCGATTGATCTCGGGCAGCGCGGAAAGGTTGCGTTTGACGCGGGCAACCTGTTGGCCTGGGATACGGTGGCGCAACGTTGGGAAGGCAGCCCTCAGAAGGGTATTCGAGGTCTGGAGAGAGGGTTGGATGGTCGTGCCTATGTGTTGCAGGAAGGACAGCTGAAGGCGGTGGCGATCCAGCAAGTTCGGGCGCCGATCCATGAGGGGGCCAGCCACGAGTTGTCGTCTGTTCCCAAGCCTAGGCCGCAGGTCCTACTTGATGAAGTATTGGTACCCGGCCTGTATCGGCTGAGCTTGGCAGCCGCCTCGCTTCCTTGGGTGAGCCTGGGCCACACCAGGCGTTGGCCAAGGCAATCAGCAGTGCGCTGA